Proteins encoded within one genomic window of Rossellomorea vietnamensis:
- a CDS encoding acetylornithine transaminase codes for MSHVFPTYNRLDIELVSGKGTEVQDQNGTSYLDFISGIAVCNLGHSPSVVKEAVEKQMETLWHVSNLFTITKQEEAATLLASASGLDAVFFCNSGAEANEAAIKLAKKHTGKTKILTFKQSFHGRTFATMSATGQEKIHSGFGPLLPTFEYLPYNDEEKLSEVKDGDVAAIMLEVIQGEGGVNPGTLSFLRAVEAKCRELDALLIIDEVQTGAGRTGLPFAYQHYSLNPDIVTAAKGLGSGFPVGAMLGKKELIPSFSQGTHGSTFGGNPLAMVAAKATMETIFEEEFLKDVQHKSEYFMEQLTLKLQEYRIVQEVKGIGFMIGISFDKDVSDIIAELRHNGLLTLPAGAHVIRLLPPLTVTKGELDQALHILVHTIKQHQSAEVC; via the coding sequence ATGAGTCATGTATTCCCAACGTATAATCGGTTAGACATTGAATTGGTCTCGGGTAAAGGTACGGAGGTACAGGATCAAAATGGTACATCCTATTTGGATTTCATCTCAGGAATCGCCGTTTGTAACTTAGGGCATTCCCCTTCTGTTGTAAAAGAAGCAGTGGAGAAGCAAATGGAGACGCTTTGGCACGTATCCAATCTGTTCACGATCACGAAACAGGAAGAGGCAGCCACACTCCTCGCTTCTGCAAGTGGCCTTGATGCCGTCTTCTTCTGCAATAGCGGAGCGGAAGCGAATGAAGCAGCGATTAAGCTTGCGAAAAAACATACAGGAAAGACGAAGATCCTGACCTTTAAGCAATCCTTTCATGGCCGTACATTCGCAACGATGAGTGCGACCGGACAGGAGAAGATCCATAGCGGATTCGGTCCCTTGCTGCCGACATTTGAATATCTTCCATATAACGATGAGGAGAAGCTATCAGAAGTGAAGGATGGGGATGTGGCGGCCATCATGCTTGAAGTGATCCAGGGGGAAGGGGGAGTCAACCCGGGAACACTTTCCTTTTTGCGGGCGGTTGAAGCCAAGTGCCGCGAATTGGATGCGTTACTCATTATCGATGAAGTCCAGACAGGGGCGGGACGGACGGGACTGCCCTTTGCTTACCAACACTATTCCCTCAATCCGGATATCGTCACGGCTGCCAAAGGACTCGGGAGCGGATTCCCGGTGGGGGCCATGCTGGGGAAGAAAGAACTCATCCCATCCTTTTCGCAAGGCACACACGGATCGACATTCGGAGGGAATCCGTTAGCGATGGTGGCAGCGAAGGCAACCATGGAAACCATTTTCGAAGAGGAATTCCTGAAAGATGTTCAACATAAATCGGAGTATTTCATGGAACAACTGACCCTCAAGCTTCAGGAATATCGCATTGTCCAAGAAGTAAAAGGGATCGGTTTTATGATTGGTATTTCCTTCGATAAGGATGTGAGTGATATTATTGCCGAGCTCCGTCATAATGGATTATTGACCCTTCCGGCAGGAGCACATGTAATCCGGTTATTACCACCATTGACGGTCACCAAAGGGGAACTCGATCAGGCTCTTCACATTTTAGTCCATACAATCAAGCAACATCAATCAGCAGAGGTCTGCTAA
- the argJ gene encoding bifunctional ornithine acetyltransferase/N-acetylglutamate synthase: protein MKLVKEETVKPIKGGTILSPLGYKAGGLHTGLRYAKKDFGVIYSEKPAQCGAVYTQSHFQAAPLKVTQESISHSHTLQAIVVNSAIANACTGEQGLRDAYQTREWTAERFQIPEEYVAVASTGVIGEWLPMDKVKKGCSDIQVEAGPESAESFQQAILTTDTIEKSSCYQVMIDGKTVTIGGCAKGSGMIHPNMATMLGFITTDATISSDVLQNALKTAIDQSFNQITVDGETSTNDMVISLANGMVEHEALHENHPDWTHFQKGLTLVCEDLAKQIARDGEGATKLVEVNVTGAPSHQDANILAKKIVGSNLVKTALFGGDPNWGRIVGAMGHSGVELIPHQCDIRIGDTLVFSKGTPQPFNEEEVSGYMQAEHVSISVSLQSGKGFGKAWGCDLTYDYVKINASYRT, encoded by the coding sequence ATGAAACTGGTAAAAGAAGAAACAGTGAAACCGATCAAAGGAGGAACGATTCTGTCACCTCTTGGATACAAGGCAGGGGGACTCCACACAGGTCTTCGATACGCAAAAAAGGATTTTGGTGTCATTTACAGTGAGAAACCTGCACAATGCGGAGCGGTTTATACGCAAAGTCATTTTCAAGCGGCTCCCCTCAAAGTCACACAGGAAAGCATCTCCCACTCTCATACACTACAAGCAATCGTCGTGAACAGTGCCATTGCAAATGCGTGTACAGGTGAACAAGGGTTGAGGGATGCGTATCAAACGAGGGAATGGACCGCAGAACGGTTCCAGATCCCCGAAGAGTACGTCGCTGTTGCCTCCACAGGTGTCATCGGGGAATGGCTTCCGATGGATAAGGTGAAAAAGGGCTGCAGTGACATCCAGGTCGAGGCGGGCCCGGAAAGTGCAGAGTCTTTCCAACAGGCCATCCTCACGACGGATACAATCGAGAAATCGTCGTGCTATCAGGTCATGATCGACGGGAAGACCGTCACTATCGGAGGCTGTGCGAAAGGCTCGGGGATGATTCATCCGAATATGGCAACGATGCTCGGCTTTATTACAACCGACGCCACCATATCATCGGACGTTCTGCAGAATGCCCTTAAAACTGCCATCGATCAATCCTTCAATCAAATCACCGTGGACGGGGAAACGTCCACCAACGATATGGTCATCAGTTTGGCGAATGGCATGGTGGAACATGAAGCCCTTCACGAAAATCATCCTGACTGGACTCACTTTCAAAAAGGATTGACCCTTGTATGTGAAGATCTGGCGAAACAAATCGCAAGAGATGGAGAAGGCGCGACCAAACTGGTGGAAGTGAATGTGACAGGAGCCCCGTCTCATCAAGATGCCAACATTTTAGCAAAAAAGATCGTCGGTTCCAATCTGGTGAAGACAGCACTCTTCGGAGGAGACCCGAACTGGGGAAGGATCGTCGGAGCGATGGGACATAGCGGAGTCGAACTAATCCCTCATCAATGTGATATCCGCATCGGGGACACACTCGTTTTTTCAAAGGGGACTCCTCAACCGTTCAATGAAGAAGAAGTCAGCGGGTACATGCAAGCTGAACATGTGAGCATCTCGGTATCACTGCAAAGTGGGAAGGGATTCGGAAAGGCCTGGGGGTGCGATCTTACGTATGACTACGTCAAAATCAATGCAAGTTACCGAACATAA
- a CDS encoding carbamoyl phosphate synthase small subunit, with protein MKGYLCLKNGSTFTGEIMMEEEKPVQGEIVFFTGMTGYQEVLTDPSYKDQIVVFTYPLIGQYGVNEDDFESGKPQVKGVVMLGSAELFSHYKATSSLKDYLHKWKIPFMTGVDTRQVVKEIRHEGSQNACISYTEMLPEEETLTGQIEKVAASEIFQMGSGSKHIAVIDFGVKKSIVSSLLEMDCLVTVIPYHQLEELEQLDVDGLVLSNGPGDPKEMMSFLPRLKEKILQMPTLGICLGHQLIALALGGETDRLLFGHRGANHPVMDNNSGEVFITSQNHNYVVKKDSLFGTGLEPRFINVNDGSLEGLQHHSKPILSVQFHPEARPGPEDASWIFQQFYQSIKQPGREKMYA; from the coding sequence ATGAAAGGATACTTATGCTTGAAAAACGGCAGCACTTTTACAGGGGAAATCATGATGGAGGAAGAGAAACCCGTTCAGGGTGAGATTGTATTTTTTACAGGAATGACGGGGTATCAGGAAGTACTGACGGACCCTTCCTATAAGGACCAGATCGTTGTTTTCACTTACCCTCTCATCGGCCAGTACGGTGTGAATGAAGACGATTTCGAAAGTGGGAAGCCTCAGGTGAAAGGGGTCGTCATGCTCGGTTCAGCCGAATTGTTTTCCCACTATAAAGCCACGTCGTCCCTTAAGGACTATCTTCATAAATGGAAGATTCCTTTTATGACAGGGGTGGATACGAGACAGGTTGTGAAAGAGATCCGTCATGAGGGAAGTCAGAATGCATGCATTTCATATACGGAAATGCTGCCTGAGGAAGAAACACTCACCGGCCAAATCGAAAAAGTCGCTGCTTCAGAAATTTTTCAAATGGGAAGCGGCAGCAAGCATATAGCGGTCATTGATTTCGGTGTGAAGAAATCGATTGTATCCTCTCTGTTGGAAATGGACTGCCTCGTGACCGTCATTCCGTATCACCAACTGGAGGAGTTGGAGCAGCTGGATGTCGATGGACTGGTATTATCCAACGGCCCTGGGGACCCGAAGGAAATGATGTCCTTCTTACCTCGGCTGAAAGAGAAAATCCTGCAAATGCCGACGCTTGGAATCTGCCTGGGTCATCAATTGATCGCCCTTGCACTGGGGGGGGAGACGGATCGATTGTTATTCGGGCACAGAGGGGCAAATCACCCGGTCATGGACAACAATTCGGGTGAGGTTTTCATCACATCGCAAAACCATAATTATGTCGTGAAAAAAGATAGTTTATTCGGGACAGGGCTTGAACCGCGATTTATAAATGTCAATGATGGTTCCCTTGAAGGCCTTCAGCATCATAGTAAGCCGATCCTTTCCGTTCAATTCCATCCCGAAGCACGTCCTGGACCAGAAGACGCTTCGTGGATATTCCAGCAATTCTATCAATCGATCAAACAACCGGGGAGAGAGAAAATGTATGCCTAA
- the argB gene encoding acetylglutamate kinase — protein MTTSKSMQVTEHKPVIVVKLGGSIISKLSPRFYKSIKDLQKHYHVILVHGGGPEITATLKERGIQSTFINGQRKTTKDVFNIAEQMLKGKVNSALVHRLNRDGVKAIGLCGYDAQLLEASFIDEESLGLVGKIEEVNLTLLHNLLSLNYLPVIAPLATTVEGERVNVNADLAAAAVAQALKAEKLVFVTDVPGILKDGELVSRVTIEVIQHYIETGVIYGGMIPKVQAALSVLNKDIKEVMIVGCRDSIIQDGEMIGTRMTEGKGVQAI, from the coding sequence ATGACTACGTCAAAATCAATGCAAGTTACCGAACATAAGCCTGTGATTGTTGTGAAACTCGGTGGGAGTATCATTTCCAAGCTGTCGCCCCGTTTCTATAAAAGCATAAAAGATCTTCAGAAGCACTACCATGTGATCCTCGTTCACGGCGGGGGTCCTGAGATTACGGCAACACTTAAGGAGCGTGGAATACAATCCACGTTCATCAACGGCCAGCGAAAGACCACGAAGGATGTTTTCAACATTGCCGAACAAATGCTGAAGGGGAAGGTGAACAGCGCACTGGTCCACCGACTCAACCGGGATGGGGTAAAAGCTATAGGGTTATGCGGGTACGATGCTCAATTACTCGAGGCAAGTTTTATAGATGAAGAGTCTCTTGGATTGGTAGGGAAAATTGAAGAGGTCAATCTCACGCTGCTTCACAATCTACTGTCTTTAAACTACTTACCGGTGATCGCCCCCCTTGCAACGACAGTGGAAGGAGAAAGGGTAAATGTGAATGCCGACCTTGCTGCAGCAGCCGTCGCCCAAGCACTGAAGGCTGAGAAACTGGTGTTTGTCACCGATGTACCTGGGATCTTGAAAGATGGTGAACTTGTTTCACGTGTAACAATCGAAGTCATTCAGCATTATATTGAAACCGGTGTGATCTACGGCGGAATGATCCCTAAGGTGCAGGCGGCCCTTTCGGTTTTAAACAAAGATATTAAAGAAGTGATGATTGTCGGATGCCGGGATTCCATCATCCAGGATGGGGAAATGATCGGCACCCGAATGACAGAAGGAAAAGGGGTTCAAGCGATATGA
- the argF gene encoding ornithine carbamoyltransferase produces MNHSTIAPSPEKVSLKGRDLVTWLDYTAEEVHELLSLAQYLKENPYSKSLEGKTLGMIFEKSSTRTRVSFEAGMLQLGGHAIYLNSRDIQLGRGESIADTARVLSSYVDGIMIRTFETEKVTQLAEYASVPVINGLCDTYHPCQALADVLTILETKGTLKGVKVVYIGDGNNVAHSFMILCAMLGMEVVVSCPEGYEPKEDIIGKTVDLTVESGGSFTLTHDPNEAVKGADVVYTDVWASMGQEEEAFKRLQDFKGYQVNEELLSHASPNVTFLHCLPAHREEEVTAAVIDGPCSAVFQQAENRLHVQKAILQSLFI; encoded by the coding sequence ATGAACCATTCAACCATTGCACCGTCTCCGGAGAAAGTGTCGTTAAAAGGAAGAGACCTCGTCACGTGGCTCGATTACACGGCGGAAGAGGTCCATGAGCTCTTATCGTTGGCTCAGTACTTGAAGGAAAACCCTTATTCGAAGAGCCTCGAAGGAAAGACTCTCGGAATGATCTTTGAAAAGTCATCCACGAGAACACGAGTGTCATTTGAAGCGGGGATGCTCCAATTGGGAGGTCACGCCATCTATTTGAATTCCCGAGATATCCAGCTTGGGAGAGGGGAGTCGATTGCGGATACGGCACGCGTCCTGTCGTCTTATGTGGACGGGATCATGATCCGCACGTTCGAAACCGAGAAGGTGACACAGCTGGCAGAGTATGCCAGTGTCCCCGTCATCAACGGTCTTTGCGATACGTATCATCCATGCCAGGCGTTGGCCGATGTCCTCACGATCCTGGAAACCAAGGGGACGCTGAAAGGGGTGAAGGTCGTCTATATCGGGGATGGCAATAACGTGGCCCACTCCTTCATGATCCTCTGTGCCATGCTTGGGATGGAGGTCGTCGTTTCCTGTCCTGAAGGGTACGAACCGAAGGAAGATATCATAGGGAAAACGGTGGATCTGACCGTAGAAAGCGGAGGGAGTTTCACCCTGACCCATGACCCGAATGAAGCGGTGAAAGGTGCTGATGTCGTCTACACGGACGTTTGGGCCAGTATGGGGCAGGAAGAAGAAGCGTTCAAGCGCCTTCAGGACTTTAAAGGATACCAAGTGAATGAAGAGCTGTTGAGTCATGCTTCTCCCAATGTGACATTTCTCCATTGTCTTCCGGCACATCGGGAAGAAGAAGTCACTGCAGCCGTCATCGACGGTCCTTGTTCCGCCGTATTTCAACAGGCGGAGAATCGATTGCATGTCCAGAAGGCAATTTTACAATCGTTGTTTATATAA
- a CDS encoding carbamoyl phosphate synthase large subunit has protein sequence MPKDSSIQKVLIIGSGPIIIGQAAEFDYSGTQGCLALKEEGYEVVLVNHNPATIMTDTAYADTVYCEPLTVKTLMAIIEKERPQGLVASLGGQTALNLAVGLHEKGVLEKYGVKLLGTSVDSIQKGEDREKFRSLMEELGHPTAESSIVHDLEEALIFSEEIALPIIVRPAYTLGGRGGGIASTKEEYKKFVLSGLKASPIHQVLVEKSIAGFKEIEYEVMRDSKGNCISVCNMENFDPVGVHTGDSIVVAPSQTLTDREFHMLRTAAFDMVSALEVVGGCNIQFALDPNSNQYYVIEVNPRVSRSSALASKATGYPIAKVAVKIAVGYTLDEIINPLTRTTYASFEPALDYVVVKFPRWPFDKFPEANRVLGTKMKATGEVMAIERSLEAAFQKALQSLDLSLESLYGGMSDLTLEELEKKVVTPTDSRFFELMELLRGGRSIDALHEMTGIDKLFLSVMSNLVYMEHKLSTSSLSAELLKEAKELRFEDSTIAGLTGMAEASIVELRMEEGIVPVFKMVDTCAGEFEAITNYAYSTYYGTNEIESLPGEKKVLIIGAGPIRIGQGVEFDYSAVKAIKRLKEHGYTTIMVNNNPETVSTDYETADRLYFEPITKEAVLAIIKHERIDTVLVQFGGQTALNLADMLEGEGITLLGTSSDIIDRVEDRERFYQLLDGCAIPRVKGDICHSKEEAIHVAGNLTFPLLCRPSYVIGGKGMVKVKSLEEMQRFIQTADEEYFPVLVDEFKEGREVEIDLVGDGEGVYVPGVMEHIERAGVHSGDSMSIFPSESLSGEIKETIEEYARKIVSALQYKGIMNIQFLLQDRNVYVLEVNPRASRTVPIVSKVLGFPLIDMATDLMCGESLTIDAFDPPSSIKGVGVKYPVFSSHALPEIDQILGANMKSTGEGLCLGETVEEALYKVFEELHGGVEAGGTIYVDCVQAKQYQTAEEASFSEWIKTDHACVYFNDEETDAKKRIAALEAGVTVITEAETLHAFMRSKNAHVQPKPLVHSKSIQGVSRV, from the coding sequence ATGCCTAAAGATTCCAGTATTCAAAAAGTCCTGATCATCGGATCGGGACCCATCATCATCGGGCAAGCGGCTGAATTCGATTATTCCGGTACGCAAGGGTGTCTTGCCCTGAAAGAAGAGGGCTATGAAGTCGTGCTTGTGAATCACAATCCGGCCACGATCATGACGGATACGGCTTATGCCGATACAGTGTATTGTGAACCACTGACCGTAAAGACCTTGATGGCCATCATCGAAAAGGAACGACCACAAGGGTTGGTGGCGAGTCTCGGTGGGCAGACCGCCTTGAATCTGGCCGTCGGGCTCCATGAGAAAGGGGTGCTTGAGAAGTACGGTGTGAAACTGCTCGGTACGTCTGTTGATTCGATTCAAAAAGGGGAGGACAGAGAAAAGTTCCGTTCATTAATGGAGGAGCTGGGTCACCCGACGGCGGAAAGCAGCATCGTCCATGACCTGGAAGAGGCACTGATTTTTTCTGAAGAGATTGCCCTTCCGATCATCGTCCGCCCTGCTTATACGTTAGGCGGGAGAGGCGGCGGAATTGCTTCTACTAAAGAAGAATATAAGAAATTCGTCTTATCCGGTTTAAAAGCTAGTCCGATCCATCAAGTGCTTGTGGAAAAAAGCATCGCCGGTTTCAAGGAAATCGAGTATGAAGTGATGAGAGATTCGAAAGGAAATTGTATATCGGTCTGCAATATGGAAAACTTCGATCCTGTAGGGGTCCATACGGGGGATTCAATCGTCGTGGCCCCGTCCCAGACATTGACAGACCGGGAGTTTCATATGCTCCGTACGGCCGCCTTTGATATGGTCAGCGCATTAGAAGTAGTGGGAGGATGCAATATACAATTTGCTTTAGACCCTAACAGCAACCAATACTATGTCATTGAAGTGAATCCCCGTGTGAGCAGATCATCGGCCCTGGCATCCAAGGCAACGGGGTATCCCATCGCCAAAGTAGCGGTGAAGATTGCGGTCGGATACACATTGGATGAAATCATCAATCCCCTGACCAGGACCACCTATGCAAGCTTTGAACCTGCCCTTGATTACGTCGTGGTGAAATTCCCGAGATGGCCGTTCGATAAATTTCCTGAAGCGAACAGGGTCCTCGGCACGAAGATGAAAGCAACGGGAGAAGTGATGGCGATCGAGCGCTCATTAGAGGCGGCGTTTCAAAAGGCGCTTCAATCGTTGGACCTTTCACTGGAGAGCCTGTATGGGGGAATGTCAGATCTGACATTGGAAGAATTGGAGAAAAAGGTTGTGACGCCGACGGATTCACGATTCTTTGAACTGATGGAGTTGTTAAGAGGGGGACGATCCATCGATGCCCTCCACGAAATGACGGGGATCGATAAGCTGTTCCTGTCGGTGATGAGCAATCTTGTTTATATGGAACATAAGCTCAGTACATCTTCATTGAGTGCAGAGCTATTGAAAGAAGCGAAGGAGTTACGGTTTGAGGACAGTACCATTGCAGGGCTGACGGGAATGGCTGAAGCGTCTATCGTCGAATTGCGGATGGAAGAAGGAATCGTTCCCGTATTTAAAATGGTCGATACGTGCGCCGGCGAGTTTGAGGCCATCACGAACTACGCCTATTCAACGTATTATGGGACAAATGAAATCGAGTCTTTACCAGGGGAGAAAAAAGTCCTGATCATCGGGGCGGGACCGATCCGGATCGGTCAGGGAGTCGAATTTGACTACAGCGCCGTCAAGGCCATCAAGCGTTTGAAAGAGCACGGGTACACCACGATCATGGTGAATAATAATCCCGAAACCGTCAGTACCGATTATGAAACCGCGGACAGATTATATTTCGAACCGATTACGAAAGAAGCGGTCCTTGCCATCATCAAGCATGAGAGGATCGATACCGTACTGGTTCAATTCGGTGGACAAACGGCGTTGAACCTTGCCGATATGTTAGAAGGAGAGGGAATCACACTTCTTGGAACGTCATCCGATATCATTGACCGGGTTGAAGATCGGGAGCGTTTTTATCAACTCCTTGATGGATGTGCGATCCCCCGTGTAAAAGGGGACATCTGCCACAGTAAAGAAGAAGCGATTCATGTTGCGGGAAACCTGACCTTTCCTCTTCTATGCCGCCCTTCCTATGTCATCGGTGGTAAAGGGATGGTGAAAGTGAAGAGCCTTGAGGAAATGCAGCGCTTCATCCAAACCGCAGATGAAGAATATTTTCCTGTATTGGTAGATGAATTTAAAGAAGGCCGGGAAGTGGAAATCGATCTTGTAGGAGATGGGGAAGGCGTCTATGTTCCCGGAGTGATGGAGCATATTGAACGGGCCGGCGTCCACTCAGGGGACAGCATGTCCATCTTCCCTTCCGAATCCCTGTCGGGGGAAATCAAAGAGACGATTGAAGAGTATGCCCGTAAAATAGTATCCGCGCTTCAGTATAAAGGAATCATGAATATTCAATTCCTGCTGCAGGATCGAAATGTGTATGTATTAGAAGTCAATCCCCGGGCCAGCCGAACCGTACCGATCGTCAGTAAGGTCCTTGGCTTTCCATTAATCGATATGGCCACGGATCTCATGTGCGGGGAAAGTTTGACCATCGATGCCTTTGACCCCCCTTCCAGTATAAAAGGAGTCGGGGTGAAGTATCCCGTGTTCTCATCCCATGCTTTACCTGAGATCGATCAGATCCTCGGTGCGAATATGAAGTCGACGGGAGAAGGTCTATGTCTCGGGGAAACCGTTGAAGAAGCTCTATACAAAGTATTTGAAGAGCTGCATGGGGGAGTTGAAGCAGGGGGAACCATCTACGTCGATTGTGTGCAGGCTAAGCAATATCAAACGGCTGAAGAAGCATCATTCAGTGAATGGATCAAAACCGATCATGCATGTGTCTACTTCAATGATGAGGAAACGGACGCGAAGAAAAGAATCGCTGCATTGGAAGCGGGTGTCACCGTGATAACCGAAGCGGAAACCCTGCACGCCTTCATGCGAAGCAAAAACGCACACGTCCAGCCGAAGCCTTTAGTCCATTCAAAATCCATTCAGGGAGTGAGCCGAGTATGA
- a CDS encoding YueI family protein, which produces MFLSKPTLDDYLENGIYGQKQTKPDERRKFLGTLRERIVIALTQSQVREKGIYKEVQDQLKKHPDAKLLLNGNMSYTFLSKYIKLADTYHVSFSMVTNKEIETDIGLVLAYDHAIDQEEIYVQKKSEKAVEAKSKPKQKKSLFSSIKNKLF; this is translated from the coding sequence ATGTTTTTGAGTAAGCCAACCTTAGATGATTACTTGGAAAATGGAATATATGGGCAAAAACAAACCAAGCCAGATGAAAGAAGGAAGTTTCTGGGGACCCTGAGAGAGCGGATCGTCATTGCCCTTACCCAAAGCCAGGTGAGGGAAAAGGGAATATACAAGGAAGTTCAGGATCAATTGAAGAAGCATCCAGATGCAAAGCTTTTACTGAATGGTAACATGAGCTACACCTTTTTATCTAAATACATCAAGCTTGCCGATACGTATCATGTGTCGTTCTCCATGGTTACCAATAAGGAGATTGAAACGGATATCGGGCTTGTTCTCGCTTATGACCATGCCATTGATCAGGAAGAGATCTATGTGCAGAAGAAAAGTGAGAAAGCGGTTGAAGCAAAGTCCAAGCCAAAGCAAAAGAAAAGCCTATTTTCATCCATTAAAAATAAGCTTTTCTAA
- the argC gene encoding N-acetyl-gamma-glutamyl-phosphate reductase produces MDVGIVGSTGYGGVELYRLLSNHPNVDGCILYSSSLEGSSYAEQYPHLSGLSHESVKPIMIEEMQQLDFVFLAVPSGVSKELAQKLMGKKAKVIDLSGDLRLKVPGEYEEWYKGESAPQDVLGKAVYGLTEINRHAIREAELIANPGCFPTATLLGLAPLYQQDLIDPHSLIIDAKTGLSGAGRKASQSSHFAETQENLRIYKVHQHQHTPEIEQQLKEWSSEAGPITFTTHLIPMTRGIMVTMYADLKDSCTTEQLHTRYQSFYEKHPFVRIRPVGQFPGTKEVFGTNFCDLSIKADPRTNRVTIVSVIDNLVKGAAGQAVQNMNVMLGLDETTGLHHYPIYP; encoded by the coding sequence TTGGATGTTGGTATTGTTGGTAGTACTGGGTACGGTGGTGTGGAGTTGTATCGTCTGTTGTCGAATCATCCAAATGTGGATGGGTGTATTTTATATTCATCTTCTCTGGAAGGGAGTTCATATGCGGAACAGTATCCGCATTTATCCGGGCTTTCCCATGAAAGTGTGAAGCCGATCATGATCGAAGAGATGCAGCAGCTTGATTTCGTATTCCTGGCGGTGCCTTCCGGGGTTTCAAAGGAGCTTGCTCAAAAGCTCATGGGAAAAAAGGCGAAAGTGATCGATCTTTCCGGCGATCTGCGTTTAAAGGTTCCGGGTGAATATGAAGAGTGGTATAAAGGAGAATCTGCTCCGCAGGATGTCCTCGGGAAAGCCGTCTATGGATTGACTGAAATCAATCGACACGCCATCCGGGAAGCAGAACTCATTGCCAACCCCGGCTGCTTCCCGACAGCGACCCTGCTGGGGCTGGCTCCACTCTATCAACAGGATCTTATAGACCCTCACTCCTTGATCATCGATGCCAAAACAGGTTTATCCGGGGCGGGGAGAAAAGCGAGTCAATCCAGTCACTTTGCCGAGACTCAGGAAAATCTACGAATCTATAAAGTTCATCAGCATCAGCACACACCAGAAATTGAACAACAGTTGAAGGAATGGAGCAGCGAAGCGGGCCCGATTACATTCACAACCCATCTCATTCCCATGACCAGGGGAATCATGGTGACGATGTACGCCGACTTAAAGGACAGCTGCACCACTGAGCAGTTACATACCCGCTATCAAAGCTTTTATGAAAAGCATCCATTCGTCAGGATTCGTCCGGTCGGGCAGTTCCCGGGCACCAAAGAAGTATTCGGCACGAATTTCTGTGACCTTTCCATCAAAGCAGATCCACGGACGAACCGGGTCACGATCGTATCAGTGATCGATAATTTGGTAAAGGGAGCGGCGGGTCAGGCGGTGCAAAATATGAACGTGATGCTTGGGTTGGACGAAACGACCGGTCTTCATCACTATCCTATTTATCCATAA